A single genomic interval of Nonomuraea rubra harbors:
- the mftE gene encoding mycofactocin biosynthesis peptidyl-dipeptidase MftE, whose amino-acid sequence MSADLPWPALPSSPTVLIPLGSTEQHGPHLPLHTDTTIAVAVTRAASARLAAPVVVAPALVYGASGEHQGFPGTMSLGTEALRFLLVELVRSLSLWAGRTVIVNGHGGNVRGLAEAVTQLRAEGHHVAWAPCAADGADAHAGRSETSLMLHLAPHLVDLARAKPGNLTPLPQLMPDILARGIAGVSPSGVLGDPTAASAQEGQRLFDRMAEDVAARVSEGHVGPDGCLMHPRAPGAARGRGITP is encoded by the coding sequence GTGTCAGCAGACCTGCCCTGGCCCGCACTGCCGTCATCGCCCACCGTCCTGATCCCCCTCGGATCGACCGAGCAGCACGGACCCCACCTGCCCCTGCACACCGACACCACGATCGCCGTCGCGGTCACGCGAGCCGCCTCGGCGCGCCTGGCCGCTCCGGTCGTGGTCGCGCCCGCCCTCGTCTATGGCGCCAGCGGCGAGCACCAGGGCTTCCCCGGCACCATGTCGCTCGGCACGGAGGCCCTGCGGTTCCTGCTGGTCGAACTCGTCCGATCCCTGTCGTTGTGGGCAGGACGCACCGTGATCGTCAACGGGCACGGCGGCAACGTGCGCGGCCTGGCCGAGGCCGTCACGCAGTTGAGAGCCGAAGGCCACCACGTAGCGTGGGCGCCGTGCGCCGCCGACGGCGCCGACGCACACGCGGGACGCAGCGAGACCTCGCTCATGCTGCACCTGGCCCCCCACCTCGTGGACCTGGCCCGGGCGAAGCCCGGCAACCTCACCCCCCTTCCCCAGCTCATGCCGGACATCCTCGCCAGAGGCATAGCCGGCGTGTCGCCCTCAGGGGTGCTCGGGGATCCCACCGCCGCTTCTGCGCAGGAAGGGCAGCGCCTGTTCGACCGCATGGCGGAGGACGTGGCGGCCAGGGTGAGTGAAGGGCACGTGGGCCCGGACGGGTGCCTGATGCACCCCCGGGCGCCGGGCGCCGCGAGAGGAAGAGGAATCACCCCATGA
- the mftF gene encoding mycofactocin biosynthesis glycosyltransferase MftF (Members of this protein family, MftF, are glycosyltransferases, members of PF00535 (glycosyl transferase family 2). The encoding gene is found as part of the mycofactocin cassette, in Mycobacterium tuberculosis, many other Actinobacteria, and occasional members of other lineages. Mycofactocin itself, a putative redox carrier, is a heavily modified derivative of the C-terminal Val-Tyr dipeptide of the mycofactocin precursor MftA (TIGR03969).) yields MTSTRDAGSLPIGFAVRLNRHVRVRDQGRTLVGGAPTRLIRLSKAAAAHLDGRTIRVRDRASALLADRLLEGGLADPVVADLPGLDPALITVVIPVRDRPEALGRLLTCIGDRHHVIVVDDASRAPAAIAGVVSRHGAELVALKRNVGPATARNEGLKRVTTPYVAFADDDVVLEPDALPLLLRHFNDPRVAMVAPRVLGLRLPGRDRWVGRYEDARSSLDLGVHAGIVRPRAPVSWVPSACLLAKVDALGSGFSAGMRVGEDVDLAWRLAGEGHRVRYEPAATVYHEHRTAIPDWLRRKAFYGTGADLLAQRHGRDVAPAIVTPWSAAFATALLLQRRWSLPAAALIFAAATLRLSRKVRNTEHPVRLGAVLTFDRALAATWQLKALLLRHWWPLAAIGCLFSRRMRRAVAAAALFDTIVDFRRTKAHLDPFRFAVARRLDDLAYGSGVWYGAFKGRSLRALLPDIRWTGTRGHDTRTEADG; encoded by the coding sequence ATGACCAGCACCCGCGACGCCGGTTCGCTGCCGATCGGGTTCGCCGTCCGGCTGAATCGGCACGTGCGAGTCCGCGACCAGGGCCGCACTCTGGTCGGCGGAGCCCCGACCCGCCTGATCCGCCTGTCCAAGGCCGCCGCCGCTCACCTCGACGGCCGCACCATCCGCGTCCGCGACCGCGCCTCCGCCCTGCTGGCCGACCGGCTGCTCGAAGGCGGCCTGGCCGATCCCGTCGTGGCCGACCTGCCCGGCCTCGACCCGGCGCTCATCACCGTCGTGATCCCCGTACGCGACCGGCCGGAAGCCCTCGGCAGACTGCTCACCTGCATCGGAGACCGGCACCATGTGATCGTGGTGGACGACGCGTCACGAGCCCCTGCCGCCATCGCCGGCGTCGTCTCCCGCCATGGTGCCGAGCTCGTCGCGCTGAAGCGGAACGTGGGCCCCGCCACCGCCCGTAACGAAGGGCTGAAACGGGTCACCACCCCCTACGTCGCCTTCGCCGACGACGATGTGGTCCTCGAACCCGACGCCCTGCCGCTGCTGCTGCGGCACTTCAACGACCCGCGCGTGGCCATGGTCGCCCCGCGTGTGCTGGGGCTGCGCCTGCCCGGCCGGGACCGGTGGGTCGGACGCTACGAGGACGCCCGCTCCTCACTCGACCTCGGCGTGCATGCGGGCATCGTCCGCCCTCGCGCGCCCGTCTCCTGGGTGCCCAGCGCCTGCCTGCTGGCCAAGGTGGACGCCCTCGGATCCGGCTTCAGCGCAGGCATGCGCGTCGGCGAGGACGTCGACCTCGCCTGGCGGCTGGCCGGCGAAGGCCACCGGGTCCGCTACGAGCCGGCCGCCACCGTCTATCACGAGCACCGCACCGCCATCCCCGACTGGCTCAGGCGCAAGGCCTTCTACGGCACCGGAGCCGACCTGCTCGCCCAGCGGCACGGCCGTGACGTGGCCCCGGCCATCGTCACCCCCTGGAGCGCCGCCTTCGCCACGGCCCTCCTCCTGCAACGCCGCTGGTCGCTGCCGGCCGCCGCGCTCATCTTCGCCGCCGCCACCCTGCGCCTGTCACGCAAGGTCCGCAACACCGAGCACCCCGTCCGGCTCGGCGCCGTCCTCACCTTCGACCGCGCCCTCGCCGCGACCTGGCAGCTCAAGGCCCTGCTGCTGCGCCACTGGTGGCCGCTGGCCGCGATCGGCTGCCTGTTCTCCCGGCGCATGCGCCGTGCCGTGGCCGCCGCCGCCCTCTTCGACACGATCGTCGATTTCCGCCGCACCAAGGCCCACCTCGACCCGTTCCGCTTCGCCGTCGCCCGCCGCCTCGACGACCTGGCCTACGGGTCCGGCGTCTGGTACGGCGCGTTCAAGGGCCGCTCACTGCGGGCCCTGCTGCCCGACATCCGGTGGACGGGAACGCGCGGCCACGACACGAGGACGGAGGCCGATGGGTGA
- a CDS encoding response regulator, translating to MTAIRVLIADDQADVRGAIMMILNGTDDIEVVGEAGDGEQAVTMARELRPDVVLMDVRMPRLDGVSAAGRLTGVCAVLILTTFATDEDASRARRAGVAGFLLKDTEATALVEAVRAAARGSG from the coding sequence GTGACCGCCATCCGGGTGCTCATCGCCGACGACCAGGCCGACGTCAGAGGCGCGATCATGATGATCCTCAACGGGACCGACGACATCGAGGTCGTAGGTGAGGCCGGCGACGGTGAACAGGCGGTCACCATGGCCCGGGAGTTGCGACCCGACGTGGTGCTGATGGACGTGCGGATGCCGCGGCTCGACGGCGTCTCCGCCGCCGGGCGACTGACCGGGGTCTGCGCCGTGCTGATCCTGACCACGTTCGCCACCGATGAGGACGCGTCCCGGGCACGGCGGGCTGGCGTGGCGGGATTCCTGCTCAAGGACACCGAAGCCACAGCTCTGGTGGAGGCCGTCAGGGCAGCGGCTCGCGGTTCCGGCTGA
- a CDS encoding aspartate aminotransferase family protein, translated as MEPRWSSSKALWERACRSIGGGVASSVRGGVYPHQLYFESGKGAHLVDIDGDRYIDYVLGWGPLLLGHGHPAILEAAHAQLDRGIMFGGGNMHEVVAAERFLGALGWAERLLWTNTGTEAVQIALRLARAHTGRDIVVKLGGGYHGWHDTVLASYMGYGKGGEPVPHSLGQPASSLADLRVGLYNDLDNCASAFEAEPGRIAAVLVDPTSSNTGSVAPEPGYLEGLRRLCDEHGALLIFDEVVSGLRLGLSGAAGRFGVTPDLATYGKAIGSGMAVAAVAGRGEVIDLVLQGAVHSGTFNGNPLAMTVLTATLDVLSQPGVYDHIDALGQALVKGVRMAAIEAGHVVAAHHLGATAMVAPGVPRLTGPDDYAEADWEHWGKHVVPAMLEYGVYLLPGGRLFLSTQHTLADVDATTEAFADVFDSLPAPRVQGNSDS; from the coding sequence ATGGAGCCACGGTGGAGCAGTTCGAAGGCGTTGTGGGAGCGCGCGTGCCGGAGCATCGGCGGTGGCGTGGCCTCCAGCGTGCGTGGCGGGGTGTATCCGCACCAGTTGTATTTCGAGTCCGGCAAGGGCGCCCACCTGGTCGACATCGACGGTGACCGCTACATCGACTACGTGCTGGGCTGGGGCCCCTTGCTGCTGGGGCACGGCCACCCGGCGATCCTGGAAGCCGCGCACGCCCAGCTGGACCGGGGCATCATGTTCGGCGGCGGGAACATGCACGAGGTCGTCGCCGCGGAGCGTTTCCTGGGCGCCCTCGGATGGGCTGAACGCCTGCTGTGGACGAACACCGGCACGGAGGCCGTCCAGATCGCCCTGCGTCTGGCGCGCGCGCACACGGGACGGGACATCGTCGTCAAGCTCGGCGGCGGATACCACGGATGGCACGACACCGTGCTGGCCAGCTACATGGGTTACGGCAAGGGGGGAGAGCCTGTTCCGCACTCGCTGGGACAGCCAGCCTCCTCGCTGGCGGACCTGCGTGTCGGCCTCTACAACGACCTGGACAACTGCGCGTCGGCCTTCGAGGCCGAGCCCGGGCGGATCGCCGCCGTTCTGGTCGATCCGACCTCGTCGAACACCGGTAGCGTCGCCCCCGAGCCCGGTTACCTGGAGGGCCTGCGACGGCTGTGCGACGAACACGGCGCGTTGCTGATCTTCGACGAGGTGGTCTCCGGGCTGCGACTCGGCCTGTCCGGCGCCGCCGGCCGCTTCGGTGTCACCCCGGATCTCGCGACGTACGGGAAGGCCATCGGGAGCGGCATGGCGGTGGCCGCGGTGGCCGGCAGGGGCGAGGTGATCGACCTCGTCCTGCAGGGCGCCGTCCATTCGGGCACGTTCAACGGCAACCCGCTGGCGATGACGGTCCTGACCGCCACGCTCGACGTGCTGTCCCAGCCAGGGGTGTACGACCATATCGACGCGCTGGGGCAGGCCCTGGTCAAGGGGGTGCGCATGGCGGCGATCGAGGCCGGGCACGTGGTGGCCGCGCACCATCTCGGGGCCACGGCGATGGTCGCTCCGGGAGTGCCCCGGCTCACCGGTCCGGATGACTACGCCGAGGCCGACTGGGAGCACTGGGGCAAGCACGTCGTCCCGGCCATGCTCGAGTACGGCGTCTATCTGCTGCCGGGAGGGCGGTTGTTCCTGTCCACCCAGCACACCCTGGCGGATGTGGACGCGACGACGGAAGCGTTCGCCGACGTCTTCGACTCGCTGCCGGCGCCTCGGGTCCAGGGGAACAGCGACAGCTGA
- a CDS encoding helix-turn-helix domain-containing protein codes for MAETAGRLDMDGPITPECVRAWNNAYVSSRMADSVWFPEQLTSFRGRFRRRTLQDLVLVDVEADPFGTRYASDSPVTQYIGVSVNTRRFTERVVFGDHREYVLSAPVEVWDATTLVESEILDPMSQTVVLVPKPALHMAKSNSLILDEAVLEEDQASLRLLRGVLLTIAAEADRLSPTAIGVARNIVVELLLSVVQEHRRPSGAAVSEGMRLSVSRWIDDHLHLGQVLPAQAAEQHGISVRSLHRLFADSGESFGSLVRRRRLERACRDLLHTDDMVQTIAMRWGYADASHFINDFKRVHGSTPATYRKGLRKAP; via the coding sequence ATGGCGGAGACCGCGGGGCGCCTGGACATGGACGGGCCGATCACCCCCGAGTGCGTGCGAGCGTGGAACAACGCCTACGTGTCGAGCCGCATGGCCGATTCGGTGTGGTTCCCGGAGCAGCTCACGTCGTTTCGCGGCCGGTTCCGGCGGCGCACGCTGCAGGACCTCGTTCTGGTCGACGTCGAAGCCGACCCCTTCGGCACCCGCTACGCGAGTGACTCGCCGGTGACGCAGTACATCGGCGTGTCGGTGAACACACGCAGGTTCACCGAGCGGGTGGTGTTCGGCGACCACCGTGAGTACGTGCTGTCGGCACCGGTCGAGGTCTGGGACGCCACGACGTTGGTGGAGTCGGAGATCCTCGACCCGATGTCGCAGACCGTGGTGCTCGTGCCGAAGCCGGCGCTGCACATGGCCAAGAGCAACTCGCTGATACTGGACGAGGCGGTGCTCGAGGAGGATCAGGCCTCGCTGCGCCTCCTGCGCGGGGTGCTCCTCACCATAGCGGCCGAAGCGGACCGGCTCAGTCCCACGGCCATCGGGGTGGCGCGCAACATCGTCGTCGAACTCCTGCTCAGCGTGGTGCAGGAGCATCGCCGGCCATCGGGAGCGGCAGTCAGCGAAGGCATGCGCCTGTCGGTGAGCCGGTGGATCGACGACCACCTCCACCTCGGCCAGGTTCTGCCGGCCCAGGCCGCTGAGCAGCACGGAATCTCCGTGCGCTCACTGCATCGCCTGTTCGCCGACTCGGGCGAGAGCTTCGGTTCCCTGGTGCGCCGGCGCCGGCTGGAGCGGGCCTGCCGCGACCTGCTGCACACCGACGACATGGTCCAGACCATCGCCATGCGCTGGGGTTACGCCGATGCGAGCCACTTCATCAACGACTTCAAACGGGTGCACGGCAGCACACCGGCCACCTACCGCAAAGGGCTGCGGAAGGCGCCCTGA
- a CDS encoding TetR/AcrR family transcriptional regulator, translating to MAHVSAAERRPQLIRAAIAVMRRDGVAAASTRAIAAELGIAQATVHYVYGAKDELYRAVIEQLTADIAEQVRAIDIPAGPDFHAIIGAFAQRLWRTVVEQPHVHQLIAELFVMGLRSPSLRPTIAAYQRRLDGVFEDAFREAAAYAGMTLAHPVEEVARFFFAGLDGLILQRLARPDDLADERSLLQIVAATTALAEGRLPLTGSR from the coding sequence GTGGCACACGTGAGCGCCGCCGAGCGCCGACCACAGCTCATCCGCGCCGCCATCGCCGTGATGCGCCGGGACGGCGTGGCAGCCGCCAGCACGCGGGCGATCGCCGCCGAACTCGGCATCGCGCAGGCGACGGTGCACTACGTCTACGGCGCCAAGGACGAGCTGTACCGAGCGGTCATCGAGCAACTGACCGCCGACATCGCCGAGCAGGTCAGGGCCATCGACATACCGGCGGGCCCGGACTTCCACGCCATCATCGGCGCGTTCGCCCAGCGGCTGTGGCGTACCGTCGTCGAACAGCCCCACGTCCACCAGTTGATCGCCGAGCTGTTCGTCATGGGGCTTCGCTCCCCGTCCTTGCGCCCCACCATCGCCGCGTATCAGCGGCGGCTCGACGGCGTCTTCGAGGACGCGTTCCGGGAGGCCGCGGCATACGCGGGCATGACCTTGGCCCATCCGGTCGAGGAGGTGGCCCGCTTCTTCTTCGCCGGGCTCGACGGGCTGATCCTGCAGCGGCTCGCCCGCCCCGACGACCTGGCCGACGAGCGCTCGCTCCTCCAGATCGTGGCGGCCACGACGGCTCTGGCGGAGGGGCGCCTGCCCCTCACAGGGTCCCGGTAG
- a CDS encoding MFS transporter, whose amino-acid sequence MTTITTRTRAGRREWLSLIVLTLAVVLLAVDGTVLVLAIPAMTADLMLTSTEVLWTGDIYSFMIAGLLVTMGNLADRIGRKKLLLIGSVGFGLTSVVAAFAPNAEMLILARALLGLFGATIMPSTLSILRNIFEDPKQRASAIAVWAAGATGGAAVGPLVGGALLANFWWGSVFLINVPVMLLVVVCGITLLPESKHPAGKRIDVASAVLSVLAIVPIVYAIKHIAGHGFDVSAAVSTVLGLGAGALFVRRQRRLEHPLVDISLFRVPAFAGAVAAETIAVFAFIGLLFFFSQYLQLVRGLGPLQAGLVELPATIASMLVIAIASTVLTYLGRGRAIAISMIVSASGLALLAVAEAAPGYWLLCLALSICGLGAGLSMTLSTDAVVGAVPKERAGAASSVSETAYELGVALGIAVLGSLQNALYRAHLDLPGGLPEDVRAAFNDSLATGAAIAEQAGGKLAAIMESARHAFTGSMQVTSLIAAALLLVASGVAWRLIPSTREKEPQHDGHH is encoded by the coding sequence ATGACGACGATTACCACTCGAACACGCGCCGGACGGCGCGAATGGCTTTCCCTGATCGTGCTCACGCTCGCCGTCGTGCTGCTGGCAGTGGACGGCACCGTGCTCGTCCTGGCGATCCCGGCGATGACGGCCGACCTCATGCTCACCTCGACGGAGGTGTTGTGGACGGGCGACATCTATTCGTTCATGATCGCCGGACTGCTGGTGACGATGGGAAACCTCGCCGACCGGATCGGACGCAAGAAGCTGCTGCTGATCGGTTCGGTCGGTTTTGGACTCACGTCGGTGGTCGCCGCGTTCGCGCCCAACGCGGAGATGCTGATCCTCGCGCGGGCGCTGCTGGGCCTGTTCGGGGCGACGATCATGCCGTCGACGCTGTCGATCCTGCGCAACATTTTCGAGGATCCGAAACAGCGGGCGAGCGCGATCGCGGTATGGGCGGCCGGTGCGACCGGAGGCGCAGCCGTGGGTCCGCTGGTGGGCGGAGCGTTGCTGGCGAACTTCTGGTGGGGATCGGTGTTCCTCATCAACGTGCCGGTGATGCTGCTCGTCGTGGTGTGCGGGATCACGCTGCTGCCGGAGTCGAAGCACCCCGCGGGCAAGAGGATCGACGTGGCCTCCGCGGTGCTGTCGGTGCTGGCCATCGTCCCGATCGTGTACGCGATCAAGCACATCGCCGGCCACGGCTTCGACGTGTCCGCGGCGGTGAGCACCGTGCTCGGTCTGGGGGCGGGCGCGCTGTTCGTACGCCGCCAGCGCCGGCTCGAGCATCCGCTGGTGGACATCTCGCTGTTCCGTGTCCCCGCGTTCGCGGGCGCGGTCGCGGCGGAGACGATCGCGGTCTTCGCCTTCATCGGTCTGCTGTTCTTCTTCTCGCAGTACCTACAGCTCGTACGCGGCCTCGGCCCGCTCCAGGCGGGCCTGGTGGAGCTGCCGGCGACCATCGCCTCGATGCTCGTCATCGCCATCGCCAGCACCGTCCTCACCTATCTGGGCCGCGGGCGCGCGATCGCGATCTCGATGATCGTCTCCGCGTCTGGGCTCGCGCTGCTGGCGGTCGCCGAGGCCGCTCCCGGTTACTGGCTGCTGTGCCTCGCGCTGTCCATCTGCGGGCTCGGCGCGGGCCTGAGCATGACGCTGTCCACGGACGCCGTCGTCGGCGCTGTCCCCAAGGAGCGGGCGGGAGCCGCCTCGTCGGTGTCGGAGACCGCCTACGAACTGGGCGTGGCACTCGGCATCGCGGTGCTCGGATCGCTGCAGAACGCCCTCTACCGGGCCCACCTCGATCTGCCCGGCGGGCTGCCGGAGGACGTGCGCGCCGCCTTCAACGACTCGCTCGCCACCGGTGCCGCGATCGCCGAGCAGGCCGGCGGCAAGCTGGCTGCGATCATGGAGTCCGCGCGGCACGCCTTCACCGGCAGCATGCAGGTCACCTCCCTCATCGCCGCCGCGCTCCTGCTCGTCGCCTCCGGCGTCGCATGGCGCTTGATTCCCTCGACCAGAGAAAAGGAGCCCCAGCATGACGGCCACCACTAA
- a CDS encoding TetR/AcrR family transcriptional regulator produces MTATTKRPTSRDRERTRQAIIAATGQLLQERGMRFSLADVATVAEVSKSGLLYHFSNREALLVAVVDHAIARFRDEVMEHTDISENRAGKLLRGYVRALCGGSEDAIRTFAPSTHWAGIEEVPEVAELLRADAEWWRAAFLKDGLPAARTHAVRFAAEGLAAALAFDVAYVTQEELVMTRAALLELAEP; encoded by the coding sequence ATGACGGCCACCACTAAGCGGCCCACGAGCCGCGACCGCGAACGCACCCGCCAGGCGATCATCGCCGCCACCGGACAACTCCTGCAGGAACGCGGGATGCGGTTCAGCCTCGCCGACGTCGCCACCGTCGCCGAAGTCTCCAAAAGCGGCCTGCTCTACCACTTCTCCAACCGCGAAGCGCTCCTTGTCGCGGTGGTCGACCACGCCATCGCCCGCTTCCGCGACGAGGTGATGGAACACACCGACATCTCCGAGAACCGCGCCGGCAAGCTCCTTCGCGGCTATGTCCGCGCCCTGTGCGGGGGCAGCGAAGACGCGATCCGGACCTTCGCCCCCTCCACGCACTGGGCCGGCATCGAGGAGGTCCCCGAGGTCGCCGAGCTGCTGCGCGCGGACGCCGAATGGTGGCGGGCCGCCTTCCTCAAGGACGGGCTGCCCGCCGCCCGGACCCACGCCGTCCGCTTCGCCGCCGAGGGCCTCGCCGCCGCGCTCGCGTTCGACGTCGCCTACGTCACCCAGGAGGAGCTCGTGATGACCCGCGCCGCGCTCCTCGAACTCGCCGAACCATGA
- a CDS encoding cytochrome P450 translates to MTSEPLTTAGNAEDPLFDPFAEGFTDDPYTQYARLRETAPVHENPFGFWVASGHDDVSALLRSGASVEMRNVTAFDAAGQDQAGQSAMPATDDVSMLHRDPPDHTRLRRLVQKAFTPRAIKALEPRIAELTDGMLDEIADAASVDLVPTLAFPLPFAVIAEMLGTPPTDHARVRDLSGTAVRALEPVNDEDVMSAIVAAQEELVGITAEMIAWKRGHPADDLLTALIHAEEDGDMLSEDELVAQVLLLYIAGHETTVNLLSGGTVALLRHPDQLAALRADPALMPGAVEELLRYDSPVQASGRVTLEPMVLGGVEIPAGAFVMALLGSANRDERRFGPDAGELRVDREDAHHHVSFGAGPHHCLGAALARLEARVVFERMLSRFPALALDGEVRWNGRINLRGPASVPVTVRP, encoded by the coding sequence ATGACCAGTGAACCGCTCACCACCGCAGGGAACGCCGAAGATCCGTTGTTCGACCCGTTCGCTGAAGGGTTCACCGACGATCCCTATACGCAGTACGCGCGGCTGCGCGAGACCGCGCCCGTGCACGAGAACCCGTTCGGTTTCTGGGTGGCCTCCGGCCATGACGACGTCTCGGCGTTGCTACGCTCCGGCGCCTCGGTCGAGATGCGCAACGTGACCGCCTTCGACGCCGCCGGGCAGGACCAGGCCGGGCAGTCTGCCATGCCGGCGACCGACGACGTCTCCATGCTCCACCGGGACCCGCCGGACCACACTCGCCTGCGCAGGCTCGTCCAGAAGGCGTTCACGCCCCGGGCCATCAAGGCGCTCGAACCGCGCATCGCCGAGCTGACCGACGGAATGCTCGACGAGATCGCCGACGCCGCGAGCGTGGACCTGGTGCCCACGCTCGCGTTTCCGCTGCCGTTCGCCGTGATCGCCGAGATGCTCGGCACACCGCCGACCGACCACGCCCGGGTCCGCGATCTGAGCGGCACCGCGGTCCGGGCGCTGGAGCCCGTGAACGACGAGGACGTGATGAGCGCGATCGTCGCCGCCCAGGAGGAGCTCGTCGGCATCACGGCGGAGATGATCGCGTGGAAGCGCGGCCATCCAGCGGACGACCTGCTCACCGCGCTCATCCACGCGGAGGAGGACGGTGACATGCTCAGCGAGGACGAGCTCGTCGCGCAGGTCCTGCTGCTCTACATCGCCGGCCACGAGACCACCGTGAACCTGCTCTCCGGCGGCACCGTCGCCCTGTTGCGGCATCCGGACCAGCTCGCCGCGCTTCGCGCCGATCCGGCGCTCATGCCGGGAGCGGTCGAGGAGCTGCTCCGCTACGACAGCCCCGTCCAGGCGAGCGGGAGGGTCACTCTGGAACCGATGGTGCTGGGCGGCGTCGAGATCCCCGCGGGGGCGTTCGTGATGGCGCTGCTCGGCTCGGCGAACCGGGACGAGCGGCGCTTCGGGCCGGATGCCGGCGAGCTGCGCGTCGACAGGGAAGACGCGCATCACCATGTCTCGTTCGGAGCCGGGCCGCACCACTGCCTCGGCGCCGCGCTGGCCCGGCTGGAGGCGCGGGTCGTGTTCGAGCGCATGCTGTCCCGGTTCCCGGCCCTCGCCCTCGACGGAGAGGTCAGGTGGAACGGCCGGATCAACCTGCGCGGACCCGCCTCGGTCCCGGTGACCGTGCGCCCCTGA
- a CDS encoding APC family permease, whose amino-acid sequence MDDTTSHSAPSLETQQDGREHLQGHLGTGGLIFTALAFNAPLTVMAATVPIVISGGIGAGTPVVYLTIMALVLVFAVGLVAMARYMEKPGAFYTYIIAGLGRTVGLGGGFLAILTYLGLGASTYVVAGFSEQSLLHNNLGGPDIPWWLIVLVQWAVISWLSLRNIDISVRVLGVALAVEVLIVAVWSLAVVANGGPEGRSLDLDGQLATGSLGFALLMGLSCLGGFESIQVYRDETRNPVKTIPRATYLTVVFLAGFYGIGSYVYLIAHGTGPAMATAADPTNAFMASIAAYTGTFMQQLGYVLTWSSAAAALLAIHNIAARYVFALARDGVFPRWLARVHPRYKSPSTAAVAVSVTLLVVALAPATFQLDPVVGYTMQYGLASWCMVALFAGTALATVVFFARNRHLHVSVWKRLVAPVVALCGMSVVLYLATVQREALFGSAELGALGIGFLILVALGGALYARWLKARRPEVYERIGDQEENGVLVPLEHPPAIEEDEDFTPQVTARPEDVPGT is encoded by the coding sequence GTGGACGACACGACTTCGCACAGCGCGCCATCGCTCGAGACGCAGCAGGACGGCCGCGAGCACCTGCAAGGCCATCTCGGCACCGGTGGCTTGATCTTCACCGCCCTCGCCTTCAACGCCCCGCTGACCGTCATGGCGGCGACCGTCCCCATCGTCATCAGCGGCGGCATCGGAGCCGGCACCCCCGTGGTCTACTTAACGATCATGGCGTTGGTGCTCGTCTTCGCCGTGGGCCTGGTGGCCATGGCTCGATACATGGAGAAACCGGGCGCCTTCTACACCTACATCATCGCGGGACTGGGCCGCACCGTCGGGCTCGGCGGCGGCTTCCTCGCCATCCTGACGTACCTGGGGCTCGGCGCCTCGACCTACGTGGTCGCCGGTTTCTCCGAGCAGAGTCTCCTGCACAACAACCTGGGCGGCCCGGACATCCCGTGGTGGCTGATCGTGCTCGTCCAGTGGGCCGTGATCAGCTGGTTGAGCCTGCGTAACATCGACATCTCGGTACGCGTCCTCGGCGTCGCCCTGGCGGTCGAAGTCCTCATCGTCGCCGTCTGGAGCCTCGCCGTCGTGGCCAACGGCGGCCCGGAAGGCCGGTCGCTCGACCTGGACGGGCAACTGGCGACCGGCTCCCTCGGCTTCGCCCTGCTGATGGGGCTGTCCTGCCTGGGCGGGTTCGAGTCCATCCAGGTGTACCGCGATGAGACCCGCAACCCGGTGAAGACCATCCCGCGCGCGACGTACCTGACGGTCGTCTTTCTGGCCGGGTTCTACGGCATCGGCTCGTACGTCTACCTCATCGCCCACGGAACCGGCCCCGCGATGGCCACCGCGGCGGACCCCACCAACGCGTTCATGGCGAGCATCGCCGCCTACACCGGCACGTTCATGCAGCAGCTCGGCTACGTGCTGACGTGGTCCAGTGCGGCCGCCGCCCTGCTCGCCATCCACAACATCGCGGCGCGCTACGTCTTCGCCCTCGCGCGGGACGGGGTGTTCCCCCGATGGCTGGCCCGGGTGCACCCGCGGTACAAGTCCCCGTCCACCGCTGCCGTGGCGGTGTCCGTCACGCTCCTGGTGGTCGCCCTGGCTCCCGCGACGTTCCAGCTGGACCCCGTCGTCGGCTACACCATGCAGTACGGCCTGGCGAGCTGGTGCATGGTGGCGCTGTTCGCGGGAACGGCACTGGCCACCGTGGTGTTCTTCGCCCGCAACAGGCACCTGCACGTATCGGTCTGGAAGCGTCTCGTCGCCCCGGTCGTCGCGCTGTGCGGGATGTCGGTCGTGCTCTACCTGGCCACGGTGCAGCGTGAAGCCCTGTTCGGGTCGGCGGAGCTCGGGGCGCTCGGTATCGGTTTCCTCATCCTGGTGGCGCTGGGCGGTGCCCTGTACGCCCGCTGGCTCAAGGCCAGGCGTCCCGAGGTGTACGAGCGGATCGGGGACCAGGAGGAGAACGGTGTCCTCGTCCCGCTCGAACACCCTCCGGCGATCGAGGAGGACGAGGACTTCACCCCGCAGGTGACCGCGAGACCCGAGGACGTCCCCGGCACCTGA